The nucleotide window TCCCAACTTCGGCTTTGTCGAGACGACGATAGCCCTCCACACGGTCTTCGACTCCCCGCGAGACCGCCTCGTCTTCGACGTGTCCCACCAGACCTACACCCACAAGATGCTGACGGGCCGCAAGGAGGCGTTCCTCTCGTCCGAGCACTACGACGACGTCTCGGCCTACAGCAATCCTGACGAGACGGACCACGACCTCTTCAAGGTGGGGCACACCTCGACCTCGGTGAGCTTGGCTCTGGGCCTGGCCAAGGCCCGTGACGTCCTGGGTGGCTCGGAGAACGTCGTTGCCATCATCGGCGACGGCTCGCTCTCGGGCGGGGAGGCCCTCGAGGGACTCAACGCTGCGGCCGAGCTGGGCAGCAACTTCATCGTGGTGGTCAACGACAACCAGATGTCCATCGCCGAGAACCACGGCGGCCTCTACAGGGGGCTTGCCGAGCTGCGCCGCACCAGGGGCGAGGCTCGGGACAACCTCTTCCGCGCCATGGGCTTCGACTACCGCTACGTGGCCGATGGCAACGACTGCGAGGCGCTCATCCCCGTCCTCGAGGAGGTCCACGGCATCCGGCATCCGGTGGTCGTCCATGTCAACACCTTCAAGGGCAAGGGCTATGCGCCCGCCGAGGCCGACAAGGAGGCCTGGCACTGGCACATGCCCTTCGACATCGAGACGGGCGAGAGCCACCCCTCCTCCCGCGAGAGCTATGCCGCCCTGGCGGGAGAGTACCTCCTCGAGCGGTCCCAAAGTGACGAGTCCCTGCTCGTCGTCGCCTCGGGCGTTACCAGTGCCTTGGACATGAACCCCCGCCGCCGCCGCGCGCTGGGCGCCCATTACGTCGACGTGGGCATCGCCGAGGAGGCGGCCGTCGCGCTTGCGTCGGGTGCCGCCAAACGTGGTGCCAACGTGGTCTGGGGCACTGCGGCCACCTTCATCCAGCGCAGCTACGACCAGCTCTCCCAGGACCTCGCCATCAACGGCAACCCGGCGACCATCGTCGGTGCAAACGGGTCCGTCTGGGGCATGAGCGACGTCACGCATGCCGCGTTCTACAGCATCCCGCTGATAGCCAACATCCCCGACATCGTCTACCTCGCACCGACCAACGCCGAGGAGTACCTCTCCATGCTCGCCTGGTCCCTTGACCAAAGGGAGCATCCGGTCTACATCGCCGTCCCTGGCGGTCCCGTCACGCATGCCAGTCGCCCCGTGCGCAGCGACTTCTCCCAGACCGACCGCTACGAGGTCGTCCGCAGGGGCTCGCGCGTCGCCGTGCTCGCGCTCGGCGACTTCTTCGCTTTGGGCGAGGAACTCGCGGATGGGCTCGCCGAGGAGCTGGGCATCCGGGCAACCCTCGTGAACCCCCAGTTTGCCTCGGGCCTGGACAGGGCCTTGCTCGACGAGCTTGCCAAGGACCACGAGCTCGTCGTCACCCTTGAGGACGGCTCGCTCGACGGCGGCTTTGGCGGGCGCATCGCCCGACACCTCGGCGCCACGCGCACGCGCGTCGCATGCTTCGGCTTCGAGCGCGCGTTCTATGACCGCTACGACGCGGCGGAGCTCATGCGCGAGGCTCACCTCACGCCTGACCAGCTGTGCCGAGATGTGCGGGAGCTGCTGGCGTAGCTGGGGAGAATGCAAGTTCTTCTCGGCAGGCAGTCGAGAGTGTTGTATGGTGGTCCCGTCGGAAGTGCCGGGCACGGTCGTGCCCGAGGTGACGGAGGGTCTCTTTACATGTCCAAGCACGCAGCGGAACGCCTGCAGGGCGGTACGGTCTCCCACATGGCTGACCAGCGCGGTACCCTCCCGGCCCGAACTCAGACTATCTAGGCGCGTGTCCTTTTCACCTGGTCTAGCGGCCATGCGGCATGCGCCACAGATGCTCGCCGCCACGCTCGTGGCGCGCGGGCCTTTCTTTTCCCGTTGACGCCACAAGAGAGGTTTGTCACATGAAGGCTCTGTTCAACGACGGCCACGTCGGCGAGGTCCCCGAGAACGAGGAGCTCCACGTCATCCGTCACTCGGCTGCGCACATCATGGCGCAGGCCATCAAGCGCCTCTACCCCGAGGCGGACTTCGCCTTTGGCCCCGCTACCGACAATGGCTTCTACTACGACATCGACCTGCCCGAGGGCACGAAGATCTCCGACGATGACCTCCCGGCGATCGAGGCCGAGATGCGCAAGATCACGAAGGAGAACCTCAGGTTCGAGACCTACGAGCTCCCCCGGGAGGATGCCATCCGCCACATGGAGGAGCGGGGCGAGAAGTACAAGGTCGAGCACATCGGCGATCTTCCCGATGACGCTCGCATCACCTTCTACAGGCAGGGCGAGTACGTCGACATGTGCGTGGGACCGCATCTCACCTACACCAAGGCGCTCAAGGCATTCAAGCTCACGGGCGTCAGCGGTGCCTACTGGAGAGGTGACAGCGCCAACAAGATGCTGACGCGCGTGAACGGCGTCGCCTTCCGCAGCAGGGAGGAGCTTCTCGAGCACGAGCGTCTGCTCGCCGAGGCCGAGAAGCGCGACCACCGCAAGATCGGCAAGGAGATGGGCCTCTTCATGATGTCCGAGGCAGGCCCCGGCTTTCCGTTCTGGCTCCCCAATGGCATGCGCGTGCGCAACGCCCTCATGGACTATTGGCAGGAGATGCAGGACAGGTTTGGCTACGAGCAGGTCCAGACCCCCATCATCCTGTCCCGCACCTTGTGGGAGACCTCGGGCCACTGGGACCACTACAAGGACAACATGTACACCACGCAGATCGATGACGAGGACTTCGCCATCAAGCCGATGAACTGCCCCGGAGCCTGCCTGGTGTACAAGAGCAAGCCGCGCTCCTATCGCGACCTGCCCCTCAAGCTCGCCGAGGCCGGTCTCGACCACCGCCACGAGCTCAAGGGCGCGCTGCACGGCCTCTTCCGCGTCCGCGAGTTCACGCAGGACGACGCCCACCTCTTCATCCGCCCGGACCAGATCACCGAGCAGGTCACGGACACCGCGCACCTGATCACCACCTACTACGCCCAGTTTGGCTTCCCCTACCACGTCGAGCTCTCCACCCGCCCCGAGGACTCCATGGGTTCCGACGAGGACTGGGAGCGTGCCGAGCAGGGCCTGCGCGACGCCCTCGACTCCATGGGGGTCGACTACATCGTCAACGAGGGCGACGGCGCCTTCTACGGCCCCAAGATCGACTTCCACCTGCAGGACTGCCTGGGCCGCACCTGGCAGTGCGGCACCATCCAGCTGGACTTCCAGCTGCCGCACAACTTCCAGCTCGAGTACACGGCCCCCGACGGCTCAAAGCAGCAGCCCATCATGATCCACCGCGCGGGCTTCGGCTCCTTCGAGCGCTTCATCGGCATGCTCATCGAACAGTACGAGGGCAAGTTCCCCACCTGGCTCTCTCCCTGCCAGGTCAAGGTCCTTCCCGTATCCGAGAAGACCCGCGACTACGCGCTCGAGGTCGCACGCACGCTGCGCGCTGCGGGCGTGCGCGTCAAGGTGGACGTGCGCGACGAGAAGATCGGCTACAAGATCCGCGAGGCCCGCTCCGCAGATCGCGTGCCCTACATGCTTATCCTCGGCGAGAAGGAGGCCGAGGCGAACAACATCTCGGTGCGCGACCGCTCGAACGAGACGCACCAGGCCACGCTCGAGGACTTCGTCACCGAGATCACGGCGGAGATCCGCGATCGCCGCGGCTAGCGGTCCGGCGAACCCCCGCGCCCATGGAACGCGTGAATCCCAGACACCGGCAAGCCGAACCCGGACGTGCCATCTGTGCGCGCCTGGGCGACCCTGGCGGCCTCACGCGGCTCGTGAGCGCCACGACGTCCCAGCTCCTTGATTCGCTGGCTTACTCAGGCGTGCCCTATCGGGTAGCCGCCCCCTTGGGCGGCGTTCCCGTGCACGCCTGGGACCTGCGCGCCCTCGCGGCCGATGCAGCCCGGGACGGATCGCTTCTCGTCGTCGACAACAGCCTGACCACCTCCTTCGGCTGTGCCGCCCTCGGGCGCGGTGCGGACGTGGCCTTCGAGGGAGCCTGCGCCTTGCAGGCACGCGACGGTGACTCCCCGACCGATGGCGGGGGAGGGGGGAGCCCGCTCCTTTTCGTGAGCGGCGCACGGGGGAGGGGCCGCCTGGCGGTCGAGGCCCTTCCCCTCGACGATGCGCCGCCGGTGGTATGGGAGGCGCTCCTCGCGACCGAGGGGGAGCGCGAGCGTAGGCGTCGCAGTGCGAACGATGCGGCGCAGGTCGTCGCAAGCTACCTCAGGTGCCATCCGGCCGTCGCCCACGTCTGGTATCCCGGTCTCAGGGATGATCCCTCGCATGCGGCGGCGGCCTCGATTTTGAGCAATGGCTTTGGGCCGCTCGTCGACTTCGCCCTGCGGGATGGCTGGCGACTCGTGACCGACGCCCCCCTCGTCCAGGGACTTCTGGATCGGCTCCCCACCCATGCACAGTTCCGCCTGCGCTGTCCGGCGGGCGCCGCGCGCCCCCTGGTCATGGGACTCGAGTGCGCCCTCGTGCGCCAGGGCTGACCGCCTGGTGCCACTCGCTTGCGCATCAAGTTGACCACTGGTGGATGCTCAACTCACACTCGCAGCTGTATTTCAAGCTCATTTAGGCGAACGGTCCTCCATAACCTCGTCACATCTGCGACAATGTCAGACGTCCCTCGGGACGGCATCATCCACGTTGCTATCCACAGGTATGGAGGAAGCATGGCAAAGGCCGAGAAAGTCATTGACAGCGTCGACGCCCTCACGGAGCGAATCACCGCGATGCGCGCCGCGCAGGCTGAGTTCGCCACGTTCAGCCAGGAGCAGGTTGACAGGATCTTCTACGCCGCGGCCATGGCCGCAGACAAGGCTCGCATCCCCCTCGCGAAGCTTGCCGTCGAGGAGACCCAGATGGGCCTCGTCGAGGACAAGGTCATCAAGAACCACTACGCCTCCGAGTACATCTACAACAAGTACAAGAGCATGAGGACCTGTGGCGTCATCGAGGAGGACAAGGCCTTCGGCTTCAAGAAGATAGCCGAGCCCATCGGCATCGTCGCGGCCGTCATCCCCACCACCAACCCCACCTCGACGGCCATCTTCAAGTCGCTCATCTGCCTGAAGACGCGCAACGCCATCATCATCAGCCCACACCCGCGTGCCAAGCAGTGCACCATCGAGGCCGCGCGCGTCGTGCGCGACGCCGCCGAGGCGGCCGGCCTGCCCAAGAACATCATCAGCTGGATCGACGTGCCCTCGCTCGCCCTCACCAATGAGCTCATGCACTCCTGCGACACCATCCTCGCCACCGGCGGCCCCGGCATGGTGACTGCCGCCTACAGCTCCGGTAAGCCCGCATTGGGCGTCGGACCGGGCAACAATCCCGCCATCATCGACGATTCTGCGGACGTCGAGCTCTCCGTCAACTCGATCATCCACTCCAAGACCTTCGACTACGGCATGATCTGCGCCACCGAGCAGAACGTCATCGTCCTGGACAAGGTCTATGACGCCGTCAAGGCCGAGTTCCAGAAGCGCGGCTGCTACTTCCTGAAGAAGGACGAGGCCGAGAAGGTCGTCAACCTGGTCATCCAGGAGTCAGGCGCCGTCAACGCCGCCATGGTCGGAAAGAGCGCCTCCTGGATCGCCGAGCAGGCCGGTGTCAGCGTGCCCAGGTCCACGAAGGTCCTCATCGGCGAGACCTCGTCCGTCGACCCCTCCAACCGTTGGGCTCACGAGAAGCTGACCACCATCCTGGGCATGTACCGTGCCAAGGACTTCGATGACGCCATTGCCAAGGCAAGCAAGCTCATCGCCGATGGCGGCTACGGCCACACCAGCTCCCTCTTCTGCGACGTCAACGAGACCGAGAAGCTCGCGCGCCACGCCCAGGCCATGAAGACCTGCCGCATCCTGGTCAACACCCCGGCTGCGCAGGGCGGCATCGGCGACATCTACAACTTCATGATGACCCCGTCGCTCACCTTGGGTTGTGGCTCCTGGGGCGGTAACTCCGTCTGCGGCAACGTGGGTGCCGCCAACCTCATCAACATCAAGAGCGTGGCTGAGAGGCGTGAGAACATGCTGTGGCTCCGTACCCCTGAGAAGGTCTACTTCAAGAAGGGCTGCATGCCCGTCGCCCTGCGCGAGCTCTCCGAGGTCTACGGCAAGAAGCGCTGCTTCGTCGTCACCGACCAGTTCCTCTACAAGAACGGTTTTACCAAGAAGGTCGAGGAGTCCCTGGACGAGCAGGGGATCTTCCACTCCAGCTTCTGGAACGTCGAGCCCGACCCCTCCCTGCAGTCCGCCCTCGAGGGCCTCGAGCAGATGAGGGCCTTCGAGCCCGACTGCATCATCGCCATGGGTGGTGGCTCCGCCATGGACTGCGGCAAGATCATGTGGTCCCTCTATGAGAACCCCGACGAGAAGTTCGAGGACATGTCCGCCGACTTCATGGACATCCGCAAGCGCGTCTACACCTTCCCCAAGATGGGCAAGAAGGCCTTCTTCGTCGCCATCCCGACCTCCTCGGGCACTGGCTCCGAGGTCACGCCGTTCGCCATCATCACGGACAAGACCACGGGGGTGAAGTGGCCCATCACGGACTACGAGCTCATGCCCAACATGGCCATCGTCGACACCGACAACATGATGACCCAGCCCAAGGGCCTGACCTCCGCCTCCGGCGTTGACGTCCTGACGCACTGCCTCGAGGCCTATGTCTCGGTCATGGCCTCGGACTACACCGATCCCATGGCACTGCAGGGCATGCAGCTCGTCTTCGACTACCTGCCCCGCGCCTACGACAATCCCAACGACATCGAGGCCCGCGACCACATGGCCAACGCCTCCTGCCTTGGCGGCCTTGCCTTCGCCAACGCCTTCCTGGGCATGAACCACTCCATGGCCCACAAGCTCGGCGCCTTCCATCACATCCCCCATGGCTGGGCCAATGCCGTCATCCTCACGCGCGTCATGCGCTACAACTCTGCGGAGCGGCCGACCCGCATGGGCACCTTCCCGCAGTACGACCACCCCAAGACGCTGCAGCGCTATGCGCAGGCCGCCCGCTTCTGCGGTGTCACCGGCAAGGACGATGCCGAGGTGTTCGAGAAGTTCGTCGCCAAGATCGGCGAACTCTTTGACTACGTGGGCGTCAAGCACACGATCGCCGAGTACGGGGTCGACGAGAAGTACTTCCTCGACAGCCTCGATGCGATGACCGAGCAGGCATTCAACGACCAATGCACCGGCGCCAACCCGCGCTACCCCCTCATGAGCGAGATGAAGGAGCTCTACCTCGATGCCTACTATGGCCGCGAGGCAAGTACCTACGAGGACTAGTCACATACGCTGATGCCCTGAAAGGTGAGGCCCATCATGAAGCTTTCTGACAGCAAGGTCGAGATCGTCAAGCGTGGCAACAAGGTCGTCTACCATGACGACGAGCGCCTGGTGAAGGTGTTCAACAGCGAGAAGCCTGCCGCAGACGTGTTCAACGAGGCCCTCAACAACGCGCGCGTCGAGGGGACGGGCGTTCGCGCCGCCGAGATCCTTGAGGTCTCGCGCGTCGAGGAGGGCGAGCACAAGGGTTCCTGGGCGCTCGCCACTCGCTTCATTCCCGGCAAGACCCTCCATGAGCTTGCCGCTGCGGACGCATCCAACGCCGATCGCTACCTCACCCAGCTCGTCGACCTCCAGGCGGAGATCCACTCGTTCGAGGCGCCCCTGCTGAACCGGCAGAAGGACAAGCTCGCACGCATGATTTCAAAGTGCAAGGCCATTGATCCCACGACCCGCTACGACCTCGAGATGCGCGTCGATGGCATGCATTCGGGCACCAGGGTCTGCCATGGCGACTTCATCCCATCAAACGTCATACTCAGCGAGGATGACGGGCAGCTCTACCTCTGTGACTGGGCGCATGTCACCGCGGGCCTGCCAGAGGTCGACGCGGCGATGACCTTCCTGCTCTTCAACGTTGAGTATCCCGAGAGCGCCCAGCGCTACCTCGACATCTACTCCGAGCGCACCGATACCCCGAAGCAGGTCATCTACTACTGGCTCCCGGTTGTCGCGGCAGCCGAGCTCTCGCGTGAGCGCAAGGTGAACGAGGACCTCCTCAAGCACTGGGTCCAGGTCGGCGACTACGAGTAGGGGCGTGTGCCGCGCAGCGTGTGCCGTCCACCGCGCTGACAGGCCTGATTGCTAGGCGCGGCATCGAGTCATCATAAGCGGGGGTCCGGAACGCCGGACCCCCGCTTTTCGGCTCGCTCGCCGTGTCCGATGGCCTTCGTCGACCCATCGTGCCTGCCGCTATCGCCGGGCATGCAGTACTTGCTGGTCCGCCGCAGCTGCCGCGCGCTACGACCGCCGCTCGTAGGTGACGAACGAGAAGGACACCCCTTCGGGGGTCACTCCGCCAGGCTGGGAGTCAGCAATCTGCCAGGCTGGGTTCTCGTCGAGGTTGGGGAAGTACGCATCTGCCTCCACGACGGTATCGTTCTTGGTGACGTACGCCCTGGAGCAGCGGGGGAGAAGGGCACGGTAGACGCTTTCGCCGCCAATGAGCCAGACCTTCCCGTCGCCCTCGCCCACGACGGCTCGAAGCGCATCCTCCGGCGTGGTGTACACCTCGTAGCCCGTGCCTCCCCCTCCGCCAGCGTCTCGTCCCGCGCCGTCCGAGCGAGGGTAGCCTGCGCGCTCATAGTGGGCATCATGCGTGATGACCACGTTCCGGCGTCCGACAAGCGGTCCCTTGGGGAAGCTCTCGAAGGTGGTTCGCCCCATGAGGACGGTGCCACCGCGTGTGAGTTCGACGAAGCGGTGCATGTCGGCACGGTTGCGCACGAGCAGGCGCCCGTTGTTGCCGATACCCCAGTCGCTCGTGACGGAGACGATGGCGTTCATGCTGCTCCTTGTCTGTTTTCGGACGGTGCTTCGACCAGCACTCTTGGCAGTGATGGCGCTTGGGCGATGCCTCCGGCCAGCGATGGGCAACCCGGGTGGCACCCCCTTGGCCAGTGGCGGGGATGGGGGGCTACACGGCAATGGGGATGTCCTTGACCTGCGGACCGTGGTTGTAGTCGCAGACGATGAGGTCGTCGGTCGTGAAGTCGTAGAAATCGTGCACGTCAGGCCTGAGGCTCACCTTGGGTGCGGGGTAGGTCGGCCGCGCGATGAGCTCGCGCACGATGTCCACGTGACGGTCATAGATGTGCGCGTCAGAGATCATGTGGACCAGCTCGCCGGCGACCATGTCATTTGTCTGCGCGACCATCATGAGGAGGATGGCGTACTGGCAGACGTTCCAGTTGTTTGCGGCTAGGATGTCCTGGCTACGCTGAACGAGCAGCATGTTCAGGGACGGGCGCTCCTCTCCGGGCGTCTGCGTCACGTTGTAGATGACGTTGAAGGCACAGGGGTAGAGGTTCATCTCGGAAAGGTCCGCGAAGGTGTACGTGGAGGTCATGATGCGCCTGCTGTATGGATTGCTCCTGAGGTCGAAGAGGACGCGGTCCATCTGGTCCATGTCGCCCTCGGGATAGTGCGATTTCTGGGCGATCTGGTAGCCGTAGGCCTTGCCGATGGAACCCGACTCGTCGGCCCACTCGTCCCAGATGTGTGAGCTGAGGTCATGGATGTTGTTGGACTTCTTCTGGTAGATCCAGAGCACCTCGTCCATGGCACTCCTGAGGGCCGTGCGGCGCAACGTGAGAGCGGGAAACTCCTCGCGCAGGTCATAGCGGTTGCATACGCCAAACTGCTTGATGGTGTAGGCGGGCGTGCCGTCCTCCCAGTGCGGGCGGACCCTCTGACCCTCGGTCGTCGTGCCGCGCTCGATGATGTCCGTGCACATCCGGACAAAGATGTCATCGGCTCTGCTCATGCTGTCGCCTCCGTGCGTCGCGTGGTCGAAGGGGCCTGTGGAAGGATCCGTGGAGGGGGCTCGCACGGAAAGGCCGGGATATGAAGAGATCGAGATATGGGGGTTTCCTCGGTGTGGCGCAAAGGGCCCTAGGACAGGCTGCTGGTCGAGAGGGTCCCCGAGCCATATCCCGAACCAAGCCTGCCGTCCTCCCGCACGAGCTCCTCGAGCCTCTCGTACACGTCCCCGTCGTCGTAGTCGTCGTAGCGGCGGCGACCATAGTCGTAATCGTCGTACAGGCCGTTGTTGATGCCATACGCTACCGCCGTGATCATGTCGCTGACACAGCTGCCCACGCTCAGGGAGAGCGCGAGGAGCGCCGCGAGGCCCACCGCCGCAATGACATAGGGCTTGGAGCCGGAGTTGGCGTTGTCGGCTGAGGTCGTGGCCGAGGCCGTCTCGATGATGGGGGTGCCGGCCTGCTGGTGCTCGGTTGCTTGCGAGCAGGTGCTCTCAGTCTCTGCTGCCATGTCTGGTCCTTTCGTAGCGAGTGCCCCAAAGGGCACGGGTGCGTGTTGGGTGCGCTCCCTGCAGTTCACCTGCGCTCCGTGGGGCCTAGAGGTGCGCCACGGAGAAGATCTCCTCCCATGCGACGCCCAGACCCATGACGAGGCCACGGTCCGCGGGGAGCCACTCCACTGACATGAGGTCGTCTCGGCCCATCCAGCGGGTGTCCCTGTGCTCGAGCGATTGGGGCTCCTCACCCTCGGCGAGCGTCGCCACGTAGCAGTCCATGTGCAGGTGGAAGTCGGGGTAGTCGTAGTCCACGGTGTCCAGGTACCACATCGTAGAGAGCTTGCAACCCAGCTCCTCCCGGACCTCGCGCCTGAGCGCGGACTCCGCTGTCTCACCGGGCTCGACCTTCCCGCCGGGGAACTCCCAGCCGCCCGCTAGCGCACCGCATCCACGCTGCGCGCAGAAAACCCGCCCGTTGCGTTCGATGATGGCCGCAACCACGTGGATCGTCTCTGCCATTGGGTATCCTTTCGTTCGGCGCACCACCCGATTCTACCCGTGTGGCCGTGCCAGGCGCCCCTTTCGGGCGAGCCCACAGAAGCACAGCGCAATTGGCAAGCGATTATGGGGGGCCGAGATGCCTATCCCGCCTATCGCTTCCTGGTCACTCTCGACTCCGACGCGTCCGACTAGGGAGTCTCACGCGTCCTGCAGCATCACGGTGGCGAAGGGTCCTCCCTCCGGGCGCGAGAGCTCGACGGTGCGGCCCGACGCACAGGAGGACACCCGTGGCACGATCGTGTCGCCGGAGAGGGCCATGCTCTGGTACTGCACGGATATGCGGTGCAGGTCAAGGGAGATGCCCAGCTCGTCGAGGGCCGCGAGGGCCATGGAGATATAGCGTGCGTTGTTGACGTGGCGGTTGGTGTCGAGCTGCTGCTCGTCCACGACGATGGGACTCGTCTCGACGAAGGGCCCCTCGACGGGGATCCTGCGTCGTGTCGCAGGCATGTCGAGACGCCCCTCCCCAGACAGGTAGGCCCTCTGAGAGTCAGGGATGCGCACGGGGCGGCATGCCTCGGTGTCGAAGACGAACCAGAGGGAGTCAGCTCGCACGAGGGTGTTTCCGACCTGGTCGTTGATGGTGAAGTTACGTGACGCCAGGGCACGCCTGAGCCCGTAGCACCAAGTGCTCACGGTGATGTCGTCACCGAAGGAGGGGAGTTCGCCTATCTCTATCTGCCAGGCCGAGATGAACCACGCGTAATGGTC belongs to Olsenella uli DSM 7084 and includes:
- a CDS encoding 1-deoxy-D-xylulose-5-phosphate synthase, yielding MYLEQIDGPADLKGLGAEGRRVLAQEVRDALLAKASAHGGHFGPNFGFVETTIALHTVFDSPRDRLVFDVSHQTYTHKMLTGRKEAFLSSEHYDDVSAYSNPDETDHDLFKVGHTSTSVSLALGLAKARDVLGGSENVVAIIGDGSLSGGEALEGLNAAAELGSNFIVVVNDNQMSIAENHGGLYRGLAELRRTRGEARDNLFRAMGFDYRYVADGNDCEALIPVLEEVHGIRHPVVVHVNTFKGKGYAPAEADKEAWHWHMPFDIETGESHPSSRESYAALAGEYLLERSQSDESLLVVASGVTSALDMNPRRRRALGAHYVDVGIAEEAAVALASGAAKRGANVVWGTAATFIQRSYDQLSQDLAINGNPATIVGANGSVWGMSDVTHAAFYSIPLIANIPDIVYLAPTNAEEYLSMLAWSLDQREHPVYIAVPGGPVTHASRPVRSDFSQTDRYEVVRRGSRVAVLALGDFFALGEELADGLAEELGIRATLVNPQFASGLDRALLDELAKDHELVVTLEDGSLDGGFGGRIARHLGATRTRVACFGFERAFYDRYDAAELMREAHLTPDQLCRDVRELLA
- the thrS gene encoding threonine--tRNA ligase, giving the protein MKALFNDGHVGEVPENEELHVIRHSAAHIMAQAIKRLYPEADFAFGPATDNGFYYDIDLPEGTKISDDDLPAIEAEMRKITKENLRFETYELPREDAIRHMEERGEKYKVEHIGDLPDDARITFYRQGEYVDMCVGPHLTYTKALKAFKLTGVSGAYWRGDSANKMLTRVNGVAFRSREELLEHERLLAEAEKRDHRKIGKEMGLFMMSEAGPGFPFWLPNGMRVRNALMDYWQEMQDRFGYEQVQTPIILSRTLWETSGHWDHYKDNMYTTQIDDEDFAIKPMNCPGACLVYKSKPRSYRDLPLKLAEAGLDHRHELKGALHGLFRVREFTQDDAHLFIRPDQITEQVTDTAHLITTYYAQFGFPYHVELSTRPEDSMGSDEDWERAEQGLRDALDSMGVDYIVNEGDGAFYGPKIDFHLQDCLGRTWQCGTIQLDFQLPHNFQLEYTAPDGSKQQPIMIHRAGFGSFERFIGMLIEQYEGKFPTWLSPCQVKVLPVSEKTRDYALEVARTLRAAGVRVKVDVRDEKIGYKIREARSADRVPYMLILGEKEAEANNISVRDRSNETHQATLEDFVTEITAEIRDRRG
- a CDS encoding PLP-dependent transferase translates to MNPRHRQAEPGRAICARLGDPGGLTRLVSATTSQLLDSLAYSGVPYRVAAPLGGVPVHAWDLRALAADAARDGSLLVVDNSLTTSFGCAALGRGADVAFEGACALQARDGDSPTDGGGGGSPLLFVSGARGRGRLAVEALPLDDAPPVVWEALLATEGERERRRRSANDAAQVVASYLRCHPAVAHVWYPGLRDDPSHAAAASILSNGFGPLVDFALRDGWRLVTDAPLVQGLLDRLPTHAQFRLRCPAGAARPLVMGLECALVRQG
- the adhE gene encoding bifunctional acetaldehyde-CoA/alcohol dehydrogenase, translating into MAKAEKVIDSVDALTERITAMRAAQAEFATFSQEQVDRIFYAAAMAADKARIPLAKLAVEETQMGLVEDKVIKNHYASEYIYNKYKSMRTCGVIEEDKAFGFKKIAEPIGIVAAVIPTTNPTSTAIFKSLICLKTRNAIIISPHPRAKQCTIEAARVVRDAAEAAGLPKNIISWIDVPSLALTNELMHSCDTILATGGPGMVTAAYSSGKPALGVGPGNNPAIIDDSADVELSVNSIIHSKTFDYGMICATEQNVIVLDKVYDAVKAEFQKRGCYFLKKDEAEKVVNLVIQESGAVNAAMVGKSASWIAEQAGVSVPRSTKVLIGETSSVDPSNRWAHEKLTTILGMYRAKDFDDAIAKASKLIADGGYGHTSSLFCDVNETEKLARHAQAMKTCRILVNTPAAQGGIGDIYNFMMTPSLTLGCGSWGGNSVCGNVGAANLINIKSVAERRENMLWLRTPEKVYFKKGCMPVALRELSEVYGKKRCFVVTDQFLYKNGFTKKVEESLDEQGIFHSSFWNVEPDPSLQSALEGLEQMRAFEPDCIIAMGGGSAMDCGKIMWSLYENPDEKFEDMSADFMDIRKRVYTFPKMGKKAFFVAIPTSSGTGSEVTPFAIITDKTTGVKWPITDYELMPNMAIVDTDNMMTQPKGLTSASGVDVLTHCLEAYVSVMASDYTDPMALQGMQLVFDYLPRAYDNPNDIEARDHMANASCLGGLAFANAFLGMNHSMAHKLGAFHHIPHGWANAVILTRVMRYNSAERPTRMGTFPQYDHPKTLQRYAQAARFCGVTGKDDAEVFEKFVAKIGELFDYVGVKHTIAEYGVDEKYFLDSLDAMTEQAFNDQCTGANPRYPLMSEMKELYLDAYYGREASTYED
- a CDS encoding phosphotransferase family protein; the protein is MKLSDSKVEIVKRGNKVVYHDDERLVKVFNSEKPAADVFNEALNNARVEGTGVRAAEILEVSRVEEGEHKGSWALATRFIPGKTLHELAAADASNADRYLTQLVDLQAEIHSFEAPLLNRQKDKLARMISKCKAIDPTTRYDLEMRVDGMHSGTRVCHGDFIPSNVILSEDDGQLYLCDWAHVTAGLPEVDAAMTFLLFNVEYPESAQRYLDIYSERTDTPKQVIYYWLPVVAAAELSRERKVNEDLLKHWVQVGDYE
- a CDS encoding dihydrofolate reductase — translated: MNAIVSVTSDWGIGNNGRLLVRNRADMHRFVELTRGGTVLMGRTTFESFPKGPLVGRRNVVITHDAHYERAGYPRSDGAGRDAGGGGGTGYEVYTTPEDALRAVVGEGDGKVWLIGGESVYRALLPRCSRAYVTKNDTVVEADAYFPNLDENPAWQIADSQPGGVTPEGVSFSFVTYERRS
- the thyA gene encoding thymidylate synthase, giving the protein MSRADDIFVRMCTDIIERGTTTEGQRVRPHWEDGTPAYTIKQFGVCNRYDLREEFPALTLRRTALRSAMDEVLWIYQKKSNNIHDLSSHIWDEWADESGSIGKAYGYQIAQKSHYPEGDMDQMDRVLFDLRSNPYSRRIMTSTYTFADLSEMNLYPCAFNVIYNVTQTPGEERPSLNMLLVQRSQDILAANNWNVCQYAILLMMVAQTNDMVAGELVHMISDAHIYDRHVDIVRELIARPTYPAPKVSLRPDVHDFYDFTTDDLIVCDYNHGPQVKDIPIAV
- a CDS encoding (deoxy)nucleoside triphosphate pyrophosphohydrolase gives rise to the protein MAETIHVVAAIIERNGRVFCAQRGCGALAGGWEFPGGKVEPGETAESALRREVREELGCKLSTMWYLDTVDYDYPDFHLHMDCYVATLAEGEEPQSLEHRDTRWMGRDDLMSVEWLPADRGLVMGLGVAWEEIFSVAHL
- a CDS encoding acyl-[acyl-carrier-protein] thioesterase, which produces MYSFDSRVRYSECDETGRLSILGLVNYLQDCSTFHSESLGLGLARMAADHYAWFISAWQIEIGELPSFGDDITVSTWCYGLRRALASRNFTINDQVGNTLVRADSLWFVFDTEACRPVRIPDSQRAYLSGEGRLDMPATRRRIPVEGPFVETSPIVVDEQQLDTNRHVNNARYISMALAALDELGISLDLHRISVQYQSMALSGDTIVPRVSSCASGRTVELSRPEGGPFATVMLQDA